A segment of the Posidoniimonas polymericola genome:
TGTGTCCACGGGCAGCACCATTCATGCCGAACCAGCCGAGAACCGATCGTCGTGCGTCAAACACGTGTCAAATCAACTCGATTCTCCGGCACGAGGGATTTGACTAGACAAGCTCGTTCGTCGAATCGTTCGAAGTCCGCACGCAGAACGTGCGAATACGCACGGCCGCTGTGGAAGACCTGCAGCATCGCACCCCCTCAAGGCTGTGCTCTGCTCATGGCTTGGGCCCGCTGTGGCGTTAGTCGAAAAACCGCCGCCGGTGCGACCTCCTCAACGTAGGGGGCGATGCGAGCTACACGCGGCCCGTGAGCATCCCGTGCCAGTACAATGCCGGCAGGCCGAGCTGCTTGAGCAACAGCATGCTGGTGCGTTCCTTCGCCTGGTTGAACGGTAAGGTCTCTTGCGGCGTCTTGTCGCAGTCGAACTCCTCCAGCACGAGGCTATCGTAGCCGGTCACAACCGGGCAGGACGTGTAGCCATGGTAGGCGGCGGTCGGCGCGTGGGCCTCGACCACGGCCAGCAGATTCTCGACCAGCAGCGGCGCCTGCTTGCGGATAGCTGCGGCGGTCTTTGAGGTCGGCAGGCGCGAGGCGTCGCCGATCCCAAACACGTTCGGACGCCGGGTGTGACGCAGCGTGTGCTTGTCGACGTCCACCCAGCCGCGGGCAGTGTGCGGCGAACGGTGTTCCAATCCGCTGCTACTGGGGCTTGCATGGGAGCCCTGCTCTAATGGCAAGCTCTAGCTCTAGGAGAAGCAACCATCAATGCGAAACGCAGGCAGAGCCGCCCTCGCAAGCCCCCCCGAGCTCAGTAGGGAATCCGGCTTTCTGCCAGGCGGCGTAGCCCCCGGTCATGTTGATAACGTCGTAGCCCGCGTCAGTAAAGACGCTGGCCGCGATCGACGAACGCATGCCGCTCTGGCACTGCGTCACCACTGGCTTGTCACGGGTGATCTCGCCGTGGGAGTCCTTCAGCTTGCCTAGGAAGTAGTGCTCTGCCTGGGGGATATGGCCCGCTTCCCACTCGCCCTGGGCACGGACGTCAACCAGCGTCACGTCGCCAGCGGCGATCTGTTCGGCCAGCTCTTGCGGCGTCGCGGTGCGGTACGCCCCCTGCATCAGTCCGGCCTCGGCCAACTCGTTAGCGGAGAAGACGCCCACCACCTCGTCGAGACCGATCTTGTTGAGCACACGCACCGCCTCGGAGAGCTGTCCCGGCTCGGCGATCAATCGCAAGGGCTCGTCGTAGTCGAGCAGCCAGCCGGCCCACCCCGCCAACATGCCCGCGGGAATGTTGAGGGTTCCAGGGGCGTGATTGGCCGAAAAATCCGCGGGCGCACGGAGGTCGACAACCGCACCCTCATCTAGCACCTTGTCCAGGCAACCCGGCTCACAGTACTTCGGGGCGACATACGGGCCGAGCACCTTCGGTCCCTCCTTGTTCACCCGCTTCATCACGGCAAAGTACCTAGGCGCCTCAGGCTGGTCGGCGAGGATGTAATGCACAAACTCCTCTTCGTCGTGGTGCTGAAGGGCAGGGTTGAACAACTTTTCGTACCCAACGGTCGATGAAGGGATCGCACCCAGCCCCTTGCCGCAGGCGCTGCCGGCGCCGTGGGCCGGCCACACCTGCAGGTGGTCCGGCAGGTCGCGGAATCGCTCGACCGAGTGAAACAGCTGGCGGGCCCCCACCTCGGCGGTTCCCATCATGCCCGCTGCCTCCTCCAGCAGATCGGGTCGCCCGATAGACCCGACAAAAACGAAGTCGCCGCTGAAGATGCCCATCGGCGAGGTGGCTCCGCCCCCGCGGTCGGTCAGCACAAAAGAGATGCTCTCCGGCGTGTGCCCTGGAGTGTGCACAACCTCGAAGTCAATCTTGCCAATGCTAAACTTGTCGCCATCCTTACACAGGCAGTGGGAGTACTCCGCCGCATAGCGGTACTTCCATTCCGCCGGCCCCTCGTCGGACACGTACAGCTTGGCGCCGATCCGGTCGGCCAGCTCCCTCGCCCCCGACACGTAGTCGGCGTGGATGTGAGTTTCCGCCACGGCGACAATCTTGACGCCTTCCCGTTCGGAGGCCTCGAGGTACTGACCGATGTCACGGCCCGGGTCGACGATCACGGCTTCTTTGGCCCGCTGGCAGCCAACCATGTACGAGGCGTGCGCGAGCGTTCGGTCATAAAAATAGCGGAGTAGCATAGGAAACTCCTTTTCTGAGTCAGGTTTCTGATAATTGCCAGAGGCCTTAACCTAGGCCAGAGACTTGATCACGATGAATCCCGCCACCGCGACCATCGCGACGGCAAATATTTTCTGTAGGGTCGAGCCAGAAATCATGGCCGACACCCGCGACCCCAGCTGCATCCCGACGACGCCGCCGGCGGCAAACAGGCCCGCGACGTCCCACGAGAGATGCCCACCAGTCGCGACGTAGGACGCGACGCCCGAGACGCTGATCAGGAAGATCACTAGCAGCGAGGTCGCCACCGCGGCGTGGATTTGTAGTCCACCGAACAGCACGAGCGCCGGCACGATAACGAATCCGCCGCCCACCCCGAACAGCCCCGATAGCACCCCCGTGGTGAGCCCAAGCACGCTGAGCAAAGCCACGCACCGTGGGCCCAGGCTCGGCCGGCCGTGCTCGTCGCGGTGGCAGACAAAGCGGCCCGCGTCGGATTCGTCGAGCGGCTTGGCTCGTGAATTGGTCCACATACGAGCCGCGATCACCAGCATCAGGCCGCTGAAGAGCAGCAGCAGCGTCGCTTCTGGCAGCAGCCTCGCCAGCCGCGTCCCCAGCGGCGCCCCGATCATGCCGGCCACCGCAAACAACAGCCCGGTGCGCAGGTCCGCCTCTCCGCGACGCAACCGCCCCACCGCTCCGAGAAACGCGGTGGTCCCCACCGCGGCGAGCGACACCCCCACAGCTTCCCGCGGCTGGAACGACAGTCCGTAGACCAGCAGCGGCACGGCAAACACGCCCCCGCCGCCTCCGGTGAGACCAAGGGCGAAGCCAATGGCGACGCCTCCTGCTATCGCTAGACCCAACACGATTCAGCCCCCCAGGGAGGAAACGGCGGCAATCGCCACCTCGCTACACCGAACTCGCTAACTCTGGTTGCTCCGGCCTTGTCCGACACACTCTCAGACGGCGACGGCAAAGCCCACTAGAACTGTCGATTCAGCAGCCGGAATCAGCCCGAGTCGGCCGGTCACGCCCAAAGCCAATCCCATCGAGTCAACAACTAGCGACATGACGACATGTCGCCGCAAAAAAAGACCCGCTAGCCGACAACGTGCGATTCAAAGCGACTCTCGATGCGGTCGAGAAAACGCTCCAATTGCGGTCCAGCAATCTGGTAATACACTTTCCGCCCTTCCTTCTCACTTGTAAAGAACCCACACCGCTGCATCAGAAGCTCCGAGGCGACGTTCTGTAGCTCTCGCACGCCGCAGTCTTCTGCTAGCTCGCCTACGGTGTACCGATGGTGCAGCAGCAATTGCACCATCCGGATCCGCGCCGGGTGCGGAGGCATTCCGCTGCTTTCAATAGCGACTCTGAATCTGCCGGCGGAAGCTTCCTCCCCGTGGCGTTCTTGGTTGCTTTTGCGGCCATGAGTCCCGCTCACACACCATTGTATCGTCACCTCACGACATGTCCACTAGTATTTCCACCCGGTAGCCAAGTTTGTACTCCGCAGCTTCCTGCAACGCGTTCTGCCCCAGCCAACCCGAGAAGGGCGAAAAGACAACACCCAACGACAGCCCATCCACGGCCTGCATACTTAGGCAGACCGTCTGCCGCTCTGTCGAAGAGCACCGGAGGCAGGGCAGGGGACCGCGGGCAATCCGCCACCCGGCACAGTCCGCAGCAGCGGCATGTCAAGCGGTTGAAGAAACCCACTTCCAGCGAATCAGCGAGAACGGCCTAGCTGGCCACCGATTCAAAAGTCGGGGCAACTGGACGCCAGTTGAACTCTTCCTGCGCAGGCTTGTCGAGCTAACGATCTCGCAAGCTAAGGCACTCACGGAGGTTATGCAAGATCCGGACTGAGCAGGAGACACGGCGGCTTGGCCGTCGTGCAGACAGAGGCGACAATCGACAAGACTCCTACCGAGCAGGTCCGTCTGCCGCCACTTGAATCAAGTCTCTGCTTTCCATGATCTTCGCACGGGCGCTCTATTGGGCTTTCAGGGCTGCATTAGTTCCGCGGGCCTGCCTGATCGCCGAGAACGCCGCGTTGCGGCAGCAGTTGGCTTGTTACCAACGTACAGGGCGCCGGCCGCGGATCGGGAGGCTGGACCGTGTCTTCTGGGTGGGGCTGAGGCGGTTGTGGGGAGACTGGTCTTCGGCCCTGGTATTCGTGCAGCCGGACACGGTTTGTCGGTAGCATCAGCGGGGCTTCCGCCTCTTCTGGCGGTGGAAGTCGCGGCGGCCCGGCAGGCCACCTGTGGACGCCGAAGTTCGTGCGTTGATCCGGCGGATGTCGCGTGAGAACCCGCTGTGGGGAGCGCCGCGGATCCGGGCGGAGCTGCGACTCTTGGGCTACGAGGTCGCCAAGTCGACCGTCGCCCGGTACATGGTGCGGCGTCGCGGGAATCCCTCGCCCGGCTGGAAGACGTTTCTTGCCAACCACGCTCACGAGATCGCCGCCTGCGACTTCTTTGTCGTGCCGACCGCCACCATCCGGTTGCTGTACTGCTTTGTCGTGCTGTCGCACGACCGCCGACGCTTGCTGCACTTCAATGTTACGAGCAATCCGACGGCGCGGTGGACGGCCCAGCAGCTCACCGAGGCGTTCCCGTTCGACGAGGCGCCACGCTGTTTGCTGCGCGACAACGACGCGATCTACGGCCAGGTATTTCAGCAACGCGTCGCGGCGCTCGGGATGGAAGATCGCACGACCACGCCCGGCTGTCCGTGGCAGAACCCGTACGTCGAGCGGCTGGTCGGTTCGGTGCGACGGGAATGTTTGGACCATGTGATCATCTTGGGGGAGGATCACCTGCGCCGCGTGCTCAAGGAATTCTTCGCTTACTACAACGGTCGTCGCGCGCATCAAGGTTTGGATGGCGACACGCCGCTTAGCCGAGAGCCTGAGCCGCCCGACGGTGGCCCTGTCGTCGCCACGCCCGTGCTCGGTGGTTTGCACCACAGCTACTCACGCCGCGCGGCGTGAGAGTCTCTTTTCTGTTGCCCGCTGCGCGGTCTGGCTCGGCGTCTGCACTGAGTGCGAAAACCACTTCAAAATGGGCGGCGCGTGGGCTTCGCGTCGCTCGCTCCACGGTCGCGTTCCACGACGATGCTTCCTTGAACCTGCGTCGTAGAGGTTGCCCAGCTT
Coding sequences within it:
- a CDS encoding FAD/NAD(P)-binding oxidoreductase, which translates into the protein MEHRSPHTARGWVDVDKHTLRHTRRPNVFGIGDASRLPTSKTAAAIRKQAPLLVENLLAVVEAHAPTAAYHGYTSCPVVTGYDSLVLEEFDCDKTPQETLPFNQAKERTSMLLLKQLGLPALYWHGMLTGRV
- a CDS encoding MBL fold metallo-hydrolase, coding for MLLRYFYDRTLAHASYMVGCQRAKEAVIVDPGRDIGQYLEASEREGVKIVAVAETHIHADYVSGARELADRIGAKLYVSDEGPAEWKYRYAAEYSHCLCKDGDKFSIGKIDFEVVHTPGHTPESISFVLTDRGGGATSPMGIFSGDFVFVGSIGRPDLLEEAAGMMGTAEVGARQLFHSVERFRDLPDHLQVWPAHGAGSACGKGLGAIPSSTVGYEKLFNPALQHHDEEEFVHYILADQPEAPRYFAVMKRVNKEGPKVLGPYVAPKYCEPGCLDKVLDEGAVVDLRAPADFSANHAPGTLNIPAGMLAGWAGWLLDYDEPLRLIAEPGQLSEAVRVLNKIGLDEVVGVFSANELAEAGLMQGAYRTATPQELAEQIAAGDVTLVDVRAQGEWEAGHIPQAEHYFLGKLKDSHGEITRDKPVVTQCQSGMRSSIAASVFTDAGYDVINMTGGYAAWQKAGFPTELGGACEGGSACVSH
- a CDS encoding sulfite exporter TauE/SafE family protein; translated protein: MLGLAIAGGVAIGFALGLTGGGGGVFAVPLLVYGLSFQPREAVGVSLAAVGTTAFLGAVGRLRRGEADLRTGLLFAVAGMIGAPLGTRLARLLPEATLLLLFSGLMLVIAARMWTNSRAKPLDESDAGRFVCHRDEHGRPSLGPRCVALLSVLGLTTGVLSGLFGVGGGFVIVPALVLFGGLQIHAAVATSLLVIFLISVSGVASYVATGGHLSWDVAGLFAAGGVVGMQLGSRVSAMISGSTLQKIFAVAMVAVAGFIVIKSLA
- a CDS encoding ArsR/SmtB family transcription factor; the protein is MQLLLHHRYTVGELAEDCGVRELQNVASELLMQRCGFFTSEKEGRKVYYQIAGPQLERFLDRIESRFESHVVG
- a CDS encoding integrase core domain-containing protein — encoded protein: MVRRRGNPSPGWKTFLANHAHEIAACDFFVVPTATIRLLYCFVVLSHDRRRLLHFNVTSNPTARWTAQQLTEAFPFDEAPRCLLRDNDAIYGQVFQQRVAALGMEDRTTTPGCPWQNPYVERLVGSVRRECLDHVIILGEDHLRRVLKEFFAYYNGRRAHQGLDGDTPLSREPEPPDGGPVVATPVLGGLHHSYSRRAA